A portion of the Corynebacterium occultum genome contains these proteins:
- a CDS encoding sigma-70 family RNA polymerase sigma factor, which yields MTQASAVDIDVEDKVEVKDRGSRRGQTNDNPSADLVRVYLNGIGKTALLTAEDEVELAQQIEVGLYASHLLNDPEQKLTRAMKRDLKVLAKEGKKARAHILEANLRLVVSLAKRYTGRGMPLLDLIQEGNLGLIRAMEKFDYAKGFKFSTYATWWIRQAITRGMADQSRTIRLPVHLVEQVNKLSRIKRELYQHLGREATNEELAEESGIDESKIEMLLRQSRDPVSLDMPVGADEEAPLGDFIEDAEATDAETAVVASLRHSDIRYVLSTLEEREQDVIRLRYGLDDGVPRTLDQIGRRFGLSRERVRQIEREVMSKLRDGERADRLRDYAI from the coding sequence ATGACACAAGCGTCTGCAGTGGACATCGATGTAGAGGACAAGGTTGAGGTGAAGGATCGTGGCAGTCGCCGCGGCCAGACCAATGACAACCCTTCGGCGGATTTGGTCCGCGTGTATCTGAACGGAATAGGCAAGACCGCTCTGCTCACAGCTGAGGACGAGGTCGAGCTCGCCCAGCAGATTGAGGTGGGGCTCTACGCCAGCCACCTGCTCAATGATCCCGAGCAAAAGCTGACCCGCGCCATGAAGCGCGACCTGAAGGTCCTGGCCAAGGAAGGCAAGAAGGCCCGCGCCCACATTCTTGAGGCGAACCTGCGTCTGGTGGTTTCCCTGGCCAAGCGCTACACCGGCCGCGGCATGCCCCTCCTGGATCTGATCCAGGAAGGAAACCTCGGGCTGATCCGTGCGATGGAGAAGTTCGACTACGCCAAGGGCTTCAAGTTCTCCACCTACGCTACCTGGTGGATCCGTCAGGCGATCACCCGCGGCATGGCTGACCAGTCCCGCACCATTCGCCTGCCTGTCCACCTGGTGGAGCAGGTCAATAAGCTCTCCCGCATCAAGCGTGAGCTCTACCAGCATCTCGGCCGTGAGGCCACCAATGAGGAACTGGCTGAGGAATCCGGCATTGATGAGTCCAAGATTGAGATGCTGCTGCGCCAGTCGCGTGACCCGGTGAGCCTGGATATGCCGGTCGGTGCCGACGAAGAGGCACCTCTGGGCGATTTCATCGAGGATGCGGAGGCCACCGATGCAGAAACCGCTGTGGTTGCCTCCCTGCGGCACTCCGATATCCGCTATGTTCTCTCCACCCTGGAGGAGCGTGAGCAGGATGTCATCCGACTGCGTTATGGCCTCGACGACGGGGTGCCGCGCACCCTGGACCAGATCGGTCGCCGTTTCGGGCTCTCCCGCGAACGTGTCCGCCAGATTGAGCGCGAGGTCATGAGCAAGCTTCGTGATGGCGAGCGCGCTGACCGCCTCCGCGATTACGCCATTTAA